One Candidatus Atelocyanobacterium thalassa isolate ALOHA genomic window, TGAGAGCCGTGACAAGGACAAATAAATTTATCTTCGCCAGCATTCCAAGGAACAACACAACCTAAATGGGTACAAACAGCATTAATACCATAACTTGAAATCGTGTTATCTCCTTCAATAACAAGATACGTAGGATCACCTTTTAAACCCTGGCTTAAAACACGGTCACCTACTTTATGGCTGGAAATAAATTCAGTAGCAACGATATCATTTCCTAAAGCATCTTTAGCAACAATACCACCACCACTCCCTCCACTAGAAGGAGGAACAAAGTATTTAACTACAGGATATAGTGCGCCAGCAGCTACTCCTGTAATTGTTCCAAAAGTGAGTAAGTTCATAAATTGGCGACGTCCCATATCGGGGACATCTGATGAACCAGATACTTGTGTCATAACATTTTTTAGATGATCTAGGTTAATTTGTAGATTGAGAGATTAATCTCAATAACGCTTTAGGTAGTACGCTATAAGAAAATATAGTGATGAACATACCTTTTAGAAAGATAAAGTTACCAAAATCTTCATATAAATAAATTAAAGACTTTTAGTAATTTACTAGCCCATATTAAATTATGGCAGAAATTGTTGACAATGTATAAGGTACTTTTAAGGAAACCAAATATTTATATAAAGATTTTTGATCTTAATTTATCCTCTTAAAACATTTTATTGAAGATTATACTCTTACCTTTAAATACTTTATATGTTGAATTTATAAGAAAGAGTATAATTAATTTGGTTATGAAAGATTAGATAAAAGATTAGCAGTTTTAATTTGTAAATTAATTTTTTTGGGTAACAACTTCTGCTTAGTGTCTAGTAGA contains:
- the petC gene encoding cytochrome b6-f complex iron-sulfur subunit; the encoded protein is MTQVSGSSDVPDMGRRQFMNLLTFGTITGVAAGALYPVVKYFVPPSSGGSGGGIVAKDALGNDIVATEFISSHKVGDRVLSQGLKGDPTYLVIEGDNTISSYGINAVCTHLGCVVPWNAGEDKFICPCHGSQYDARGKVVRGPAPLSLALAHVNVDEDDKVMFSNWAETDFRTDKSPWWT